A window from Acinonyx jubatus isolate Ajub_Pintada_27869175 chromosome E1, VMU_Ajub_asm_v1.0, whole genome shotgun sequence encodes these proteins:
- the HAP1 gene encoding LOW QUALITY PROTEIN: huntingtin-associated protein 1 (The sequence of the model RefSeq protein was modified relative to this genomic sequence to represent the inferred CDS: substituted 1 base at 1 genomic stop codon), with translation MHPKEPGQGLVGHRFRTRAPAGVTPAPPPTAHSSPEPSAQPAPAPAQALTEGPRTGSRSPSVSVPAPAGARPTSKAGSPTGTPRASAFAAAQRNAQFGPGNSDAQWTRFTFRGPFGPRATGLGTEKAAGIWKTPAAYIGQRPGVSGPEHAAFIRELEEALCPDQPPPAGITQEDVKVMLNLLRSCYSPWMGVPLQRERDLNTAVCIGQSLVRQNSVLMGEHSKLEAMLGSAREDILHLRYQVSLRDDLLQLYSDSEEEEEEEEEEEEPEEEEQQHYHSYGAPEPTCLREMEVLHDCPQLEALQEQLREEVSRKKGPGSKEGKEPGAARDQALRHRGQARGCAATFTEKRPSEEGESCKDGPPPPPPRTGAEGRGGQRQWEGQTGPRRPRGPEPTFCPRLSPGEASQQMAELSEVLALRREAQDQXQREVTQLQAQVLKLQQRCQSLEDLREKYTERGGLLTQAQEEVKTLRQQAPASADPVTRYTHAVPLEALPGFQEALAEELRRSIRIISDPVFFMERCAAGTPRPLPDPHSLSQSGEGKGGAGGSAWGWPSGARKDFPVSLPRYRLCCSEVQEHRGLEAEKGLLTAEDFVAEDFVPVEELVPEEELGATEEVASAEEGATEEAELVSEEAEAWEEVEPELDEATQGNVGTSALEASGLGPSHLNMKRVLQQLANWLDARYSRQLRLKMLQKGECSHRGLPPASQTSYRSSMKGEGR, from the exons ATGCACCCGAAAGAGCCCGGGCAGGGCCTCGTGGGGCACCGCTTCAGAACCCGGGCTCCAGCGGGAGTcacccccgcacccccacccacagcccatTCCTCTCCAGAGCCCTCAGCGCAGCCTGCACCCGCCCCTGCGCAGGCACTGACGGAAGGACCGCGAACGGGATCCAGATCCCCATCCGTCTCGGTACCCGCCCCCGCCGGAGCTCGCCCGACCTCCAAGGCTGGATCCCCGACAGGAACACCGCGCGCGTCCGCATTCGCAGCCGCCCAGCGGAATGCCCAGTTTGGGCCCGGCAACTCGGACGCGCAGTGGACTCGCTTCACATTCCGAGGGCCCTTTGGTCCCCGGGCCACTGGCCTGGGGACTGAGAAGGCGGCGGGCATCTGGAAGACGCCGGCTGCCTACATCGGACAGCGGCCTGGGGTGTCGGGCCCCGAGCACGCCGCCTTTATTCGGGAGCTGGAGGAAG CGCTGTGCCCTGACCAACCCCCACCAGCCGGGATCACCCAAGAAGATGTCAAAGTGATGTTAAATTTGCTGAGAAGCTGT TATTCCCCGTGGATGGGGGTCCCTCTGCAGAGAGAGCGGGACCTAAATACTGCAGTTTGCATTGGCCAGTCCCTGGTGAGACAGAACAGTGTTCTGATGGGGGAGCACAGCAAACTGGAAGCCATGCTGGGCTCAGCCAGGGAGGAC ATTTTACACCTCAGATACCAGGTGAGCTTGAGAGATGACCTCCTTCAGCTCTACTCAGactctgaggaggaggaggaggaggaagaagaggaggaggagccggAGGAGGAAGAGCAGCAGCACTATCATTCCTATGGAGCCCCTGAGCC GACTTGTCTGCGGGAGATGGAGGTCCTACATGACTGCCCGCAGCTAGAAGCCCTGCAGGAGCAGCTGAG GGAGGAGGTGAGCAG GAAGAAGGGGCCtggaagcaaggaagggaaggagccgGGAGCTGCCAGAGACCAGGCGCTGAGGCACCggggccaggccaggggctgTGCTGCTACT TTTACGGAAAAGAGACCAAGTGAGGAAGGCGAATCCTGCAAAgacggaccccccccccccccaccccgcacagGAGCTGAGGGGCGGGGTGGACAGAGGCAGTGGGAGGGCCAGACTGGTCCCCGAAGGCCAAGGGGACCGGAGCCGACCTTCTGTCCCCGCTTGTCGCCAGGCGAGGCCAGCCAGCAGATGGCTGAGCTGTCAGAGGTGCTGGCGCTCAGGAGGGAGGCCCAGGACCAGTAGCAGAGGGAGGTCACCCAGCTGCAGGCCCAGGTCCTGAAGCTGCAGCAACGCTGCCAGTCG CTGGAGGACCTACGGGAGAAGTACACGGAGCGTGGGGGCTTGCTGACCCAGGCTCAGGAGGAGGTGAAGACCCTCCGCCAGCAAGCGCCGGCGTCCGCTGACCCTGTCACCCGCTACACACACGCCGTACCTCTG GAGGCCCTTCCTGGTTTTCAGGAGGCCCTGGCTGAGGAGCTCAGAAGGTCTATAAGGATTATCTCGGACCCTGTGTTTTTTATGGAAAGGTGCGCTGCTGGGACCCCCAGGCCCTTGCCTGACCCACACTCACTTtcccagagtggggagggg AAGGGGGGCGCTGGGGGCTCTGCCTGGGGTTGGCCTTCAGGGGCACGGAAAGActttcctgtctccctgcccaGATACAGGCTGTGCTGCAGTGAGGTGCAAGAGCACCGGGGCTTAGAGGCTGAGAAGGGGTTACTGACAGCAGAGGATTTTGTGGCGGAAGATTTTGTGCCTGTGGAGGAATTGGTGCCTGAGGAGGAACTGGGGGCCACAGAAGAGGTGGCGTCAGCTGAGGAGGGGGCAACAGAAGAGGCAGAGCTGGTGTCTGAGGAGGCCGAGGCCTGGGAGGAGGTGGAGCCGGAGCTGGATGAGGCAACGCAGGGGAACGTAGGGACCTCAGCGCTGGAGGCTAGCGGCTTGGGCCCCTCTCACCTAAACATGAAGCGCGTCCTCCAGCAACTGGCTAACTGGCTGGATGCGCGTTATAGTCGGCAGTTGAGGCTGAAGATGCTCCAGAAAGGTGAGTGCTCCCACAGGGGCCTCCCTCCGGCCAGCCAGACCAGCTACAGATCATCAATGAAAGGTGAGGGTAGGTGA